In one Candidatus Nitronereus thalassa genomic region, the following are encoded:
- a CDS encoding hybrid sensor histidine kinase/response regulator, whose product MSRFKPLYPKPSFQPFGQLEPSHPRFQLLIEQNIDGMVIVGSDRTIRFVNPAAEAIFGKTWVDLVGAEFDFPLVVGETSEINFVTPAGQSLQAEMRIVEIDWEEESAYLASLRDITFRKIAEEERKRAEVQMQQVQKLESLGVLAGGIAHDFNNLLMTIVAHAGLAAKKMPLDSPGREHLIKIEQAALRGGELANQMLTYAGRGKPLIQAIHVSTLVEEMGHLLAVSISKRISLLYDLAKSLPMIHVDPAQMRQVVMNLIINASEAIGERMGTITLRTGKMLITEDYLRECHVRGDFKDKTCVFLEVVDTGHGIDTETLEKIFDPFFTTKFAGRGLGLAALLGIVRSHDGAIKVSSELGKGTAFRIILPSTPGTENTLERHAAKQETPSGKGTILVVDDEEDVRLAAQLILEDTGYQVICASDGLAGLDLFRQHHQTIRAVLLDLTMPRMNGEELFSEIQQIRQDIPVVLSSGYSEEEAVRQFTGKSFNAFIQKPYQIDSLIEKIKYVLDKSEAKKPS is encoded by the coding sequence ATGTCTCGATTCAAGCCCTTATATCCTAAACCATCCTTTCAACCATTCGGACAACTTGAACCCAGTCACCCGCGCTTTCAACTACTCATCGAACAAAATATCGATGGAATGGTTATTGTTGGATCAGACAGAACCATTCGTTTTGTCAATCCTGCGGCCGAAGCCATCTTTGGAAAAACATGGGTGGATCTGGTTGGCGCTGAGTTTGATTTTCCTCTAGTGGTCGGAGAAACATCGGAAATAAATTTCGTTACTCCGGCAGGTCAATCCCTTCAAGCCGAAATGCGAATCGTCGAAATCGATTGGGAGGAAGAGTCTGCCTATCTCGCCTCGCTCCGAGACATTACCTTTCGAAAAATTGCCGAGGAAGAACGCAAGCGGGCAGAAGTCCAAATGCAACAAGTGCAAAAACTGGAAAGTCTTGGAGTATTAGCTGGAGGGATTGCCCATGACTTCAACAACCTGTTGATGACAATCGTCGCTCATGCTGGGCTAGCTGCAAAAAAAATGCCCCTTGACTCCCCAGGCCGCGAACATTTGATCAAGATCGAACAAGCCGCACTTCGGGGAGGAGAGTTGGCCAATCAAATGCTCACATATGCCGGACGAGGAAAACCCCTTATTCAGGCCATTCACGTGTCGACCCTCGTGGAAGAAATGGGTCATCTGCTTGCCGTCTCCATTTCCAAACGAATTTCACTACTCTATGATTTAGCGAAGTCCCTTCCGATGATCCACGTAGACCCGGCACAAATGCGGCAAGTGGTGATGAACCTCATCATCAATGCATCAGAAGCCATTGGCGAACGGATGGGGACCATCACTCTCAGAACCGGAAAAATGCTCATCACCGAAGACTATCTCCGTGAATGTCACGTTCGAGGCGACTTTAAGGACAAAACCTGTGTGTTTCTCGAAGTCGTCGATACGGGCCACGGGATTGACACTGAGACGCTGGAAAAAATTTTCGATCCATTTTTTACGACGAAATTCGCCGGAAGAGGTTTAGGGCTTGCTGCCTTATTGGGCATTGTGAGATCGCATGATGGAGCCATTAAAGTCTCTAGTGAATTAGGCAAGGGAACTGCTTTTCGCATTATCTTGCCAAGCACCCCTGGCACCGAAAATACTCTTGAGAGGCACGCCGCAAAACAGGAAACCCCTTCAGGAAAAGGCACAATCCTCGTGGTCGATGATGAGGAAGATGTTCGACTTGCCGCACAATTAATTCTGGAGGATACGGGTTACCAAGTCATCTGTGCCTCGGACGGCCTGGCAGGACTGGACCTCTTTCGTCAGCATCATCAGACCATTCGCGCCGTGCTTTTGGATTTGACCATGCCCCGTATGAATGGCGAGGAATTGTTTTCGGAAATACAACAGATTCGACAGGATATCCCAGTAGTTCTTTCCAGCGGATATTCAGAAGAAGAAGCCGTTCGACAATTTACAGGCAAATCCTTCAATGCGTTTATTCAAAAACCCTATCAGATTGATTCCCTGATCGAAAAAATTAAATACGTGCTCGACAAATCCGAGGCCAAAAAACCTTCCTAA
- a CDS encoding tetratricopeptide repeat protein, which yields MPPPEPGLPPSASDLELLGTTKLCDDKALILNQWKGSTFTRTPWGSGERLERLAQSQQPNFDRFYFFNEEDVLVGAIFRFGSGLNLEPYPILRGTLSQLPPSSAFFLDPAQLLQSTKAKSAVLFRTGSKTSTTQYLVLDDKDRPLLLVASMSIDPYEQLLSSYQKAYLPGLVRSSDTEKAKELALSQGNTFLALQQFARGEAALFSSCGQRQPEVAIDAYRRAVNLGFPKKEQLAEAHHRMGLALRDKDQLQEAQTHLEKALEIRPNVPEVINNLGSVLAQQNKQTQAIELFERAIILRPNYARARFNLAEVLEKMNKRRAIEEYETYLALVEGIPEEEPRMMLVEERLKRLKGK from the coding sequence GTGCCTCCGCCAGAACCCGGTCTGCCGCCTTCCGCCAGTGATTTGGAATTGCTGGGAACCACCAAATTGTGTGATGACAAGGCCCTGATCCTGAATCAATGGAAAGGGAGCACTTTTACCAGAACGCCGTGGGGATCTGGGGAACGACTGGAGCGATTAGCGCAGAGCCAACAACCGAATTTTGATCGCTTTTATTTCTTTAATGAAGAAGATGTACTCGTTGGGGCTATTTTTCGGTTCGGGTCCGGGTTGAACCTGGAACCGTATCCGATTTTGCGCGGAACGCTGTCTCAATTACCGCCTTCCTCAGCGTTCTTCCTGGATCCTGCGCAGCTCCTTCAAAGCACGAAGGCGAAATCTGCCGTATTATTCCGGACGGGAAGTAAAACGAGCACCACCCAATATTTGGTTCTAGATGACAAAGATCGCCCGCTGCTGCTTGTCGCCTCTATGTCTATAGATCCTTATGAACAATTGTTATCCAGTTATCAAAAAGCCTACTTGCCGGGGTTGGTACGATCATCCGATACAGAAAAGGCCAAGGAGTTGGCATTAAGTCAGGGGAACACGTTCCTGGCCCTCCAGCAATTTGCTCGAGGAGAGGCAGCTCTGTTTTCCTCTTGCGGCCAACGTCAACCTGAGGTGGCAATTGATGCTTATCGCCGCGCGGTCAATCTTGGGTTTCCCAAAAAAGAGCAGTTAGCAGAAGCTCACCATCGTATGGGGTTGGCGCTTCGAGATAAAGATCAACTGCAAGAAGCTCAAACCCATTTGGAAAAAGCCCTGGAAATACGACCGAATGTTCCAGAGGTGATTAATAATCTTGGGAGCGTATTGGCCCAACAGAATAAACAGACCCAAGCGATTGAGCTATTCGAACGGGCGATTATATTACGTCCAAACTATGCGCGAGCCCGGTTTAATCTGGCAGAGGTGTTGGAGAAAATGAATAAGCGCCGGGCGATTGAGGAATATGAGACGTACCTGGCCTTGGTGGAGGGGATTCCCGAAGAAGAACCGCGAATGATGTTAGTGGAAGAACGTTTGAAGCGGCTTAAAGGAAAATAG
- a CDS encoding HAMP domain-containing sensor histidine kinase, whose translation MNKLEKERPIQETLFQEPTGGHPYKFFRANVNILRFTIIGLLIFLGDLALPQQLALPFFYVFVILMAWQITEHRGLFLTSTGYSILIALGALISPALRENHTEVLNRILAIALVWSATFFLFKRKKEARSSQVALQQKTTELEQTQAALNTSLRHRQKTEHDLADLNRTLVEQNQELETIVSVASHDLRSPLVNIQGFSKELANSRHQLQALLESHKLAPGIKQDVMAILEGDIPESLHYIQTGAKKMESLVQGILRFSRLGRLTLHFEDLNMNAMITSIIMSMEYQLKEKGVSLQIEDLPNCTGDATLVNQLFFNLLDNAQKYTSTTRPGMIRIMGVREGEYARYRVEDNGIGIRQDHQERIFQMFHQLNPTSVGGEGLGLTIVRRIVERHKGRITLDSQLDCGTTFTIDLPA comes from the coding sequence ATGAATAAACTTGAAAAAGAACGGCCCATCCAAGAAACCCTGTTTCAGGAACCGACAGGTGGGCACCCCTACAAATTCTTCCGAGCAAACGTCAACATTCTGCGTTTCACCATTATTGGCCTCTTAATTTTTCTTGGGGATTTGGCGCTTCCCCAACAATTAGCCTTACCGTTTTTTTATGTATTCGTGATACTGATGGCTTGGCAAATCACAGAACACCGTGGGCTTTTTCTCACCTCCACGGGATATTCCATACTCATCGCTCTCGGAGCCCTCATCTCCCCTGCATTGAGGGAAAACCATACTGAGGTGTTGAATAGAATCCTAGCCATTGCCCTGGTATGGAGTGCGACATTCTTTCTCTTCAAAAGGAAAAAGGAGGCAAGGTCATCACAAGTGGCCTTACAACAAAAAACGACCGAACTCGAACAAACACAGGCAGCCCTCAACACCAGCCTCCGCCATCGCCAGAAAACCGAACATGACCTTGCAGACCTCAATCGAACGTTGGTGGAGCAAAACCAGGAACTGGAAACCATTGTGAGTGTGGCATCTCATGACCTTCGCTCACCTTTGGTCAACATCCAAGGATTCAGCAAAGAACTGGCCAATTCCCGCCACCAACTGCAGGCCCTTCTCGAATCCCATAAACTCGCCCCAGGGATCAAACAAGACGTCATGGCCATCCTTGAAGGAGACATCCCCGAATCCTTGCATTACATTCAAACCGGGGCAAAAAAAATGGAAAGTCTCGTACAAGGGATATTGCGTTTTTCGAGACTAGGCCGCTTAACGCTACATTTTGAAGATCTCAATATGAATGCCATGATCACCAGCATCATTATGAGCATGGAGTATCAATTAAAAGAAAAAGGGGTCTCCCTGCAAATTGAAGACCTTCCCAACTGTACCGGTGATGCCACGTTAGTGAACCAATTGTTTTTTAATCTCCTTGATAACGCTCAAAAATACACATCCACCACGCGCCCTGGAATGATCCGCATCATGGGAGTTCGAGAAGGCGAGTATGCCAGATACAGGGTCGAAGATAACGGTATTGGAATTCGCCAAGACCACCAGGAAAGAATTTTCCAAATGTTTCATCAACTCAACCCGACTTCCGTGGGTGGAGAAGGGTTAGGACTCACCATTGTCCGACGAATTGTGGAACGCCATAAAGGTCGAATAACTTTGGACTCTCAACTTGATTGTGGAACCACCTTTACCATTGATCTCCCTGCGTGA
- a CDS encoding cytochrome-c peroxidase, translated as MKWNKNLNFVLGLTMGIVVGGMTISHAQTEIQLTLPLGLERESLIIPENNPLTKEKVALGKLLFFDKRLSANHTIACASCHMPTLAFTDGQPVSTGIHRQQGGRSAPTAINRAFSSAQFWDGRAATLEDQSVGPFTNPIEHGFANHDELVAKVKGIAGYKPLFEQAFGSGEATVELIGKAIASFQRTLLSGNSAYDQFGIGGKESALSANAQNGFRVFVGKGQCLRCHFGFNFTDERFHNLGVDWDKDHIDVGRYGVTKNPKDLGAFKTPTLREIAKTAPYMHDGRFATLGQVIDFYDQGGISNPHLDPVIKPLGLTDQEKEDLVEFLHGLNGEGWEVTPPSTFPK; from the coding sequence ATGAAATGGAATAAAAATTTGAATTTTGTTCTTGGACTGACCATGGGAATCGTTGTTGGAGGCATGACAATTTCCCATGCCCAAACAGAGATTCAGCTAACTTTACCCTTAGGATTGGAACGAGAATCCCTCATAATTCCCGAGAACAATCCCCTGACCAAGGAGAAAGTTGCCCTGGGCAAACTACTCTTTTTTGACAAGCGGCTATCCGCCAATCACACGATCGCCTGTGCCAGCTGCCATATGCCAACCCTGGCCTTTACCGATGGACAACCCGTTTCCACCGGCATTCACCGACAACAAGGAGGTCGAAGCGCCCCCACAGCCATTAACCGTGCATTCAGCTCGGCCCAGTTTTGGGATGGACGTGCAGCGACGTTGGAAGATCAATCGGTAGGCCCCTTCACTAACCCCATTGAACATGGATTTGCTAATCATGACGAACTCGTGGCGAAGGTAAAGGGCATTGCCGGATACAAACCCCTTTTTGAACAGGCGTTTGGGTCTGGTGAGGCGACAGTGGAATTAATCGGCAAAGCCATTGCTAGCTTCCAACGAACATTGCTCTCGGGAAATAGTGCCTATGATCAGTTTGGGATTGGAGGGAAGGAATCAGCCTTATCCGCCAATGCCCAAAACGGCTTTCGGGTGTTCGTTGGAAAGGGTCAATGCCTGCGATGTCATTTCGGATTCAATTTTACTGACGAACGCTTTCACAATTTAGGCGTGGATTGGGACAAGGATCATATCGATGTGGGTCGGTATGGGGTCACGAAAAACCCAAAAGACCTGGGCGCGTTTAAAACTCCAACGCTCCGTGAAATCGCGAAAACGGCGCCCTATATGCACGATGGTCGTTTTGCCACCTTGGGACAAGTCATCGATTTCTATGACCAGGGGGGAATATCGAATCCGCACCTTGATCCCGTCATTAAGCCCTTGGGGTTAACGGATCAGGAGAAAGAAGATCTGGTCGAGTTTTTACACGGCTTAAACGGCGAGGGTTGGGAAGTCACCCCACCCAGCACCTTCCCAAAGTAA